The nucleotide window GATAGAGCAGTTTTGCCATCAAGTAAACAAGTAAAGTTACTTAATCAAATAAGAAAGAGCAGTAACCGGCGGCTATTTTTTGCAGAACTTGACTGAAGGCAGAGCCCTCAAGGGGCAAGTAAAATGGAGCACAACAAGTACAGTAGGAGGCTAACCAAGGTCGTCGGAGCAGCCAGCAGGTAGCTGCTTCTGTTTGAACTTGTAGCAGGTAGCAGATTAGCTCAACTCACACTAAATGTTCTTGGTACTATGTACAATTTCAGTTAGGTGCATAGTACCAACAACattgtagcaggtagctgtgtgcgttgttttttcttttttgatgGAACTACTTTATTTTAACATAAGAATTGTTAGGCTTTATTGATCCACTGGAATAAAGATTGAGATACATATTGGGTCATGCGATCGTCCTAGCCACAAATGGCGACCCTGATCAATAGTATTAGAGCAGTGGTGTAGACAGAAAACGGCTGGCTTCTGCTAATGGGCGAAGCGTCCGTCTGTTACGCCCAGTCCTACTGATAATGAAGAGGAAGGCCCAAGCAAAGAAGCCCAAGAAGAGATCAAGCCCGCGAAGCGTGGGCGACAGCCAGTTCAGCAATATGCTCCCCTTTGTCTAAAAAAAAAAAGCAACACGCTCCCCTAAAAAAAACTCAGGCATACGCGGTTAAGAGCATATAGACGTGTGCGTGCTAGCGTGTAATTTGGCCATTGGTTAAACGTCTCTGCCGTTAGCTTGTAAACTATACAGAGTAGCTACTTTTGAACACCGGAGCAATTCCCCGGTTGAATACCTAATTCCCCAATTCAAACTCAGATTACATATATCTAGGTAAAAAAAATTAATGACTACTACTTTGCAAGCCAACTTTACTTTTTGTTAACCGGGAGCATTAATACGCCACATGCATGCAACGAAGGAATAGCTAAGTGTCATTATGACTATGtgcatgcaagtattaaacaAGTTACTACTATGAAAAAACATCATTAATTTTAGCCTCAATTATTGTTGGTGAttttgtatagatgcaaaatgtatatTTTCATAGTGGTCTTGTACAAGGGAATAGAGGGAGTATCCAATCCCTAGCAAGCTGCTAAAAATCGATACTCAGAGCTGATTTTTTTTCTCTATGCTAGATCACCAACACGAAATGCTCTTGTCGTACGTCGGTGGATTTTTTGTTCAAAAGGACCCCTGGCCAACAGAATTGACAAAAAAGACTACCCTTTTAAAAAATATTCTTATGCCTCTAGAATGCTTCATCAAATAGCAAGTGCTAATAGGGGGGCGTTCTCTCCGCCAAACTTGAGTCCCCCTATTAGCACTTGCTATTTGATGAAGCATTCTAGAGGCATAAGAATATGCCTCCTCATAGGTACCATACAAGTTCTTGAATATATTTTCCTTCGCACGCCTAGCCTTGCTATAGCTAACAGGGAATCCAATTAGATCCTCTGCATCTTTTTGCAGAGCCCTAACACTAATGTTGAGACTTCCCTGCACAATTGTTTCCATCGTCTGTGCCATAAATTTTGCTGTCACGTTGCAGTGATCTGAAAGAGTCCCAGTTTGCTCACAGGTATGCTCCACTATTTTTGTGATATGCCATGACTGAAATACACCAGGCTTCAGTCTAGCGAGAACTCTTCCGCGGCAACCTTTCGCGGTGTGGATGCATATGACCTTCAACTCTTTTTTATCAGACTGCTTCACTCTATGCTGGCGCTGGATGCCGATTGCATAGCTACCCATTGCCTGGTAAGCAGACTTCTTATCTGGGAAAACTTGCCCAACCTCCAGGCTTCCCGCTCCTAGGCCAGAAGCAGAGTGAAATTCGTTGGTGATGCTCATATCTTGTAAAAACCCAGGTTGCAGTGCCGCCGCGACCGCCCTTTGAGGAGGAACATCTTCTTCTCCGCTTGACTCCGAAGACGCAGAAGAATGATCATCATCATCTAGCGCCTCCGGCAATCCCTCCACGTGTTCGCTCATGTCAACGGCCGCCGACCAATATCCTGTGTCATACACAGGCTGGCCGCCCGTCGGTTCCGATGGGCCGATGCTAGGGGCTGATGTGATGGCCAACTCGACCTCACCACCCCTGCTACTGCATCCGGCAACATCAGTGATTGAAATGAACTCCACATACACCATCGGCTGACCATACATTGAGTTATTGGGATTGCTTGCAAACCTCATGTACGACCCCCACGACCGATCACCTGTGACAGGCCGCAAACCCCAACGGGCAACTGTCCCATCATTTCCTCCGTCAACGACGAAGGCCTCCATTGTCATTTTTTTTCCTGCATCACTGGGCCAAACACCGCTCGGATGCACCTTCTAACAGCTGCGTGTAACCCACGTTGATCATGTCTCTCATCACAACTGTAGTCGACTCGCACAAGGACACATCCACCCCGAATGGACCGTCGCGTAAGACGTTCCCATAGTACACTACTAAATTTTCCATAGTACCTAACCAACATACACGTTTACATTTCAAATAATTAGTAACTGAACATTTAGTAACGATGACAACATTTACATATCATACGACTAAAATAATAACCGTATTTTTGTTACAAATATTCGGTTTGTTTCTAGAATCATTTGCTTACAAATATTTCGTTAACGGGTATTTAAAGATATATTTTTTCTCAAACTCTTCTACAAGAGTAGAAACAACTATTACTAAAAACTAATTTTGATAATATTTTTTCTCAAACTCGTCTACGAGAGTAAAAACGACTATTACTAAAAACTAATTTTGATATATTTTTTCTCAAACTCGTCTACGAGAGTAAAACCGATGGTAATTACTCGCTATCCAAACAACCATTAAACATAATATCATATGAGTAAACATTTAATTTCTTCCGGATTTATATAATTTTTAAATATCATACAATAGCAATCATTTATTTACAAATAATAATATTTGCAGCGGCATGCACACATTATTCGCAACAGTACATCAAtataaaaaatattaacaaaatcACGGTGTCATTTTATACCTTAGCTCCAATATGGATGTGCTTGCGAATGCAATTAAGAGTCCAAATAGTTCGAATAAATTTCCGTCACCAGTACTATATGAACGGAGTCAACCTATTATCACATGAACATCAATATTACACACGGATTTTTCTTTCTGCTATCAAAAGTATGAAAATAGCACTTGCATCTATGTGGTCATCACCTCAAAAGGGACAGCGAAGATGGAAACACAATTTCTTCAATCACGTCATCTCCTCCTTGTTTGCTACTAAGATGAATTATTTTACCTAATTACATACATCATTAAGTACATTAGCACCTAATCTTAACATAGAAAATTTAGATTACTGCAACATAACAAAGTAGAcctatggtttcctaaccatggacttATTAATAAACATACCACATGCAATGAACAATTACAGTGCAATTTTTTTTCTTAATTACCGTATTAAGAGCTTCTTGCATGCCAATACTAATGGACGCAACTAACATTGATACAACATCTTCAACCTACTCTTCtcaaaaaaataatataaatgttGTATCTGTCGTTTGAAATTATTTCTAACCTCTAAGCACTAACATCGCATAGCTAATGAATGGCTAAAAGACTAACTAATTACCATCATGCATGCACAAAAAAATCCATGTATTGCAAAGCTCATACCTTGATCTTCAACTTCGTATTTCACTTCGCTACGCAAATCCTACTCCTGAAGCTCTAAATGACTCCTCCTCCAAGTGCTGAAATATTGCCTAAAACTACATAAAATACACACTTAGGAACTAATCAAGCAGAACAAAAACATCATGCATGCGAACGAAACCAACAAAAATGGATACACCTTACCTTGATTTAAATTTTCTTCAACTTCACCATCTTCATAATCCAACTCTAAATCACCCTAAATCACGAGTGAAAATGCCTACTCAGCTTTTCTTTCTCTATGTACTTAGAGACTTAGAGAGCAAAGGAGAGGAACGAGGTCACAGAGAGTGTGTTTGCGCACGGAGCAGAAGCATAGTATATAAAAGGAAGAGGATCCCTGTAGTGTCGACACAATAGGATAAACTCACCTACCGCAGCCTCGGATACCCGCAGCGAGTGAGTGTATTTCAGCAGTGTCATTGCGTAGCAACAGCCAGCGCTGGGTGAGTGATTCCCGCAGTGCCGTCACGTCCGCTCACGGACAGCAGCGAATCATCGCGAATAAAGAAGCTAAAGCAGGACTGATTGATTCCCGGGTGAAAGAAACGAAAACATCAGCGTGCATTTTCCCGCGCGTGGGAATCACCGCTGTCAGCAGCGCCTGGAAATCAGCGCGTGTAGCAGGCTGCCGCCAGCGTTGGTGGCGGCCGGGCCCACGGCTCGGCCCGCGAGTAGCAGGTTGTGTCGGCCTGCAGGCGACAGGAGCAGCGCCGGCCGCCTCCTGCAGCGGCGACTGGGCCCACCTGGCCCGCCCCGTTCCGTCCCGCCTGCTGACGCTGTAGCTGGTCCGTTATACCCCGCGCTGCCGCCTCCTGCCGTGGCGGCCGGGCCCGCCGCCTCCTGGCGCGGCGGCAGGCGCCACGTGTCGCCTGCCGCGCCTGCCGCCACGGCCCAGGGGGTCCTTTTTGTCAAATATATTCACGGGTAGTCTTTTTTGTCAATTCTGTTGGCCAAGGGGTCCTTTTGGACAAAAAATCCTCAACCCATAGGGCAGGGCCAGCTTCAACACGCTCAAGGAGGGTCTCCTTTGAGGTTGGTCTTACATCATCTGTTATTCATCCAGAGTATCAATTTGTCTGAGTGATGGGAGCTACATATGCAATGCTCTCAGTTTTTTGATTTGGCATTGGATGATTGCCAATTCTGCAAGCACGTGTAAACATCAGTGACCATTGGGCCTGTTCCCAGACTAAGGTTATGCATACAGGAGAGCCAGTTTATCCAATGAACGAGATGTACATCTGTGGCCATAGAAATTAGCACTAACACTGCACACAGTTTCAGTTCCACTTATCTCAAGCATCTCCAGACATCCCAGTGGAGGCAATCCTCTTTCACATGATCTCGAATCAATTAGCTTCATCTCAAGATATGGCTCACTTCTTGTTAGTTGTTACCCAAGATGGAAACTTCTTCCCTTCATATGCGACAATCTCCAACGCTTTCATCCATCTGTTTCTACAGAGTTGCGCTTGTAACATTTTCGTGCAGATAAGCAGGTTTTTTTTTTGCTTAACAAGAAATAAGTAAATATAAGCTGCAATTTGCTTATTTTCAACTGTTGAGGTATTATGCAAATGTAATATCAAGTTTATCACTGTTTTTTCGGTTGAAACTAGGCAGGCTAGCTGATATAGATACACAAGCTTCACATAGATACACAAGCTTCACTGTTAGTCAAATGTCCCTCACTCCTTCAGTGTAAGACTCAAGTAGACCCACGAGTAGTCACATTCATCTTTTCTTTGACTAACAGAGTAACAGGCATCTCTAACAGCTACGAAAGCGATGTGAAATTGAAACAGCACGGGCACACATAATTACAGATAGCGCACCAACATTGACTTGTAGTCAAAGCACATCAAGGGTCGGATTTGCAACGATTTGCCACTCCACTACTAATCGCTTTGTTATACAAGATCCGTGCTCGTTTTTACCCCGAAAGAGCATGGAACAACTTTTTGTAGCCACAAAGATAACCGGATCATGGGAACATGCCTTCGAGGAACTCTTCAAAACCTTCATCGTTGTTTCCTGAACTCCTTGAAGAAGCTCCCTTCCGATCTGCAGCATTTTTGCAAGAGTAAGTTTCATGCCAATAAGCAAACACAAGATGCATGCATGAGCACGGAATAATCGACAACGCCCAACGCTGTCGCATGTTCTGGTGAGCCCAATGCAGGCATATGTTCTACTGAGCTCAGAGCCATGACATTTGCGTACATGAATAAACACAACATCTGTGTTCCAAATAGGCCTTTGAGATCAGCCGTGACCTGGGCCCATTCCCAGGTGGATAACCACACACAGAGTTACCCTGAGTCAAGTGAACTCAACATTTAGGTGCCAAATATCTTGAAAAGTGCTGTTCGGATTTCAGGAAAAAGGATGGTGCCAATAGGCCATGGGGATGTTATAAAAACCCTGTTTGAGATTTGGCTGGCTGAGGAGTACAGTAGCCAAGCAAGCCATTAACTAAGCATTAGACCCCTGCCCCCCAACCCAACAAAGTAGATGATGACCAATATAAAAGGCGCATGCAGTCAGCTGTACCTTTTTTCTTTCTTCTATCTTTCTTGGCCTCATCCTCAGAGGTATCATCACTTTCCTCATGTTCTCTGCAGTTTGAACAGAGTCAAAGAATGTAGTGTATAACAAAATAATGGGGTTGGACAAGAACAATAACTTAAGATACCTCTTTCTCTTGTCCCTGTCTTTCAACTCAATTTCCTTTTCACCGTAGGGATCCgcctccttctctttctctttctCCTTCAGCCTCTTATAAGCAAGCTTTTCTGCACATCTTTCATAATGTACTACAATCAGGCTAAATAATCAATTGGGCACTTGCTTGAACAAAATGAAAGCACAAAAGACAAAGCAAGAAAAAGTGGTCCAAGGAAAAGTTAAAGAAATATAACTATCATGGTAAGAAAGAGCAGTGCCAAATCTGCTTCAAACAAATCCTATTATGGAACAGTGGATTCACTAACCCCTTGCAAGCTACCAGCTTCACTAGTGCTTGTTTCTGCTCCCCTGCTTCAACATAAGAAAAATTCACCTGAAAATGATAAGAGAAAAATGTAAGTGCTACAAATACAGCTGAAACAGTTCTTTATAAAATGTGTTCTGTGTTTTACACATTTTAGCATGAGCAATAGGACTTTAGTCAAGAACATACCTCATAACTACCTAGCCCATGTTTTTCATCACAATGCCTATTGCCACAGATAAATTGCCCTGCAAAAGAGCATATTCGGACCATTGCTAAAGATTTTGTATTGATTCTGAACAACTGTTTGAGCAAACAGACAATTTTCATAAAAAAAAACTCTGTATTGTCTAACACCTTAGTAGAATTAGAAAAGAAAACTACAATGATGGCTTCCAAAATCTAGAGATTCAGTTATGATTTGTTTTTGAGTTTGGTGGTAATTTGGCGCAAGCACCCCAACTGCTCTCTGACATACAGCTAAATAAAAGAAAAGTATGCCTAATAGTGTAAAGAAATAAAGCTTTAAGCTCAGTAACCTTTAATTACAATTTCTTTAAATACCCTTTTAAGTTCTAGACTTCCGTTTGAATGGTCTGTTACTAGCAACAGAATACGCATACAATTTAAGTTCAGTCATACTTTTCAGAGAAATTATTTTAGATGGAAATTAATAGATGGGATTGCTTAAGAATACCTTTGCCAGATATCACTTCTTTTTCTGTTCTCCATCTCAATCCAATCTGCAGGAGAATATACCATTGTAAGATGGGATTCATATCCAAAACTACAGATGATTTTAGAAGGGAAAAAAAACTGGTTGGGCATCCATTCATCATCCTGCCACTGAAAATGCACGACTGCCATATCGTTAAAAGTTGTTCACTTCTGTGTTACAAGGATAATCAGTGTTTGTGTGTGCCTGCCAGAACATAATATGAAAAATGGGCAGGTTGGCAAACATGGTTCTTGCAATATGCACATTGATGAAAATCCACAACAAAAAAAAACAATTTTCTAGTTATTCCTGCATGTGCATTAATTTTATGAAATATGAATTCATCAAGGTGACAAGAGTATCACAATTGGAAGGATACTATTGTTGCCTTTGGGTGTCCCTCCAAAAGTCATGCCATGCATTCTTCCTTTTGTATATCATCTAAGACTAAAGGAAAAACTACATGTTTACATCAAGAAACAGTATTCATTGGCATAGGGTTAAAGCAccataccttgccttttttatacTGGGTCATGTCAGCAATGCAATACCTGCCTCAAGTTAAGGACCATAAACACACTATAGTAAAGTCTTACAAAATTACAAAGAATAGCACACACATCAAATACAGCTCCCATTTGTACAAGCAATGATCAATACTGGTTGACAGAAAGCACAAGTTCATGAGGCACTGAGGTGAAACCATGATGCACTTAAGTCTTCATGCAGAAGAGCATACCAATACAGAGAACAGCAAGAGATATATGCCCTTTACAGGTTTAAGGTACATTCACATGCCTTATGCCTATTTACATTACCAAACTATTAAATAACTATATGTAATGACATTAGCATCAGCATACATGAACTTGTTATTTCACAAAAATATCTGAAAAATATGCCATGTACTGACATGTCCTCATAGAAAGAACAATGCAATATAAAATATACTAAAAATGGATACTCTTTAAAAAGCTTGTCATAGTAACGTTTGACCAGCCTCTTCTCCCAAGTTGAATCCATGTCATCTTCCTCGGTAAGAATGAACCTTTCAAATGATAGAAGAAGAAAAGTGAGGCATTTATGAAATTACGAGTTTCCTAAAAGCACAGGTATATGTTAATAGGATGTGGTTCAGACCTGTATCCTTCTCTCAATGTATCCTTATCAGTTTTGATGGGCAGACTGTCATCCACATTTTTCCCATGGCCATAAAACTGAACTGTTGAAAGGTAAAGACATATATCAGTGGCACACAGAAAATGAATGATGGATATCATGTACGCTAAGGTTAAAAGAACTGTAATGTTGAGTGTCTGATCTCCAATTCTTTCTACAACGAAGGGGTCTATTCTCTCATTCCACTATTTTGTGAGATTGGGATGCATTAAAAAAAGTTTGGCAATGAAGCGTTGATCTTTGTGTTGACATTTGGCAAAAAAAAAATGCACCATTGCACAGGACTGGTTATCAATATATTGGAGACCAGGACATAATCCTATGTTAAAAATGCATATTAGAATGTTATCTATATTAAGCTAGGTAACAAGTTATAGTAGAAATACACAATCCATGTATGGATGACGGTAGCCCCCAATTGTTCCTTAAGTAGAGGGGACTGTTCATCATTCAGTTTCTTTGGGAAACCAAGGCTGACCAAATAAATAGCTCATTATATGCCATTGCCCCAGTTTCCATTTCACTATGAAAGGGCAACTCAATCATCGGGACAAGGTAACAATATATCACAGTTTAAGGTACTACTAAAGCAAGCTCACAAGCACACTGAATGATTGTAATCAACTACAATGGCAGAATACACAGGTAACCAGATTCTAGTGTGATGGTTGCTCAATTCCACACAGAATTCAGCATTTTAGATAACTAGCAATAACAGGAGCACGAGAAGGCTGCAGGATCAATTTTGGAGAATCGATGGCTGTGTTTGTATGTGAAGTTACAGCAGAACTGCAACTGTTTTTTGCATACTTGAAAGTTACAACTTACACGTGtccctccgtgttcagcacactaTTAGTGCTACCAATTAGAATTTAGCTTGCCTAACTCATGATTCATTACCATGCCATTTTATTCCCAAACCATTTTGCTCAACCACAAATAAATATCTTAACCAACACAACTCCAGAATCAATCAGCAAAAAGGGGGAGTCGTTATGTGCCCTGTCTATGGGTTAACATTGGGCAAAAAATATAAATCCTGTATTAAAAATCCATATTAGAATGTTGTCTGTATTAAGCTAGGTGACAAGTTACACATAGAAATACAAAATCCATGGATGAAGGTAACCCCCAATTATTCCTTAAGTAGAGGGGACTGTTCAACATTCAGTTCCTTTTGGAAACCAAGACTAAGCAAATAAATGACTCATTATATGCCACTGCCCCAGTTTCCTTTTCACCATTGAGACAAGGTACAAATACATTAGACTTAAAGCTAACTCTAAAGCAGGCTCACCAGCACAATGAATGGTTGTGATCAATTACAAAGCCAGAAGCATATATAGTAGTCGTGGTGTGTTGGATGCTTAATTCCATACAGAGGTCAGCACTTGAGCTAATTTTAGTAATAACACAAGGACAAGAAGTTTGCAGGGTCAATTTTGTATGCGTAGTTACATCGGAAATGCAAGTTTTTAGTGGACTTGCAAGTTACAAATTTTGCCTGTTCTTTGAACCCCCACCACCAAGTATAATTTGGTTTACCTAACTCGTGATCTCGTTGCCATGCTATTTTATTCAAAAACCCATTTTCATCAACCATAACCAACACAAATCCAGAGTCAATCAGAAAAAATTGGGGCAAAGATAATAAGAGCATGCTTTTGCAGgaaacaacagcagcagcagcagatcatACCATAATCCTTCATGAACTTCTTGTGGCGATCGTACGCGTTGAGCCCCCGGATGTGCGACTGGTACTGCCTGCATCCATGAATCCCACATCCAGAGTCGTGAAGCAACAATTCAGCCTATGAACCACAAGCACACCAGGCTAATCTAACTTGTACAGGGCAATTATGGGCCAAGAAGTAAATTACAGTTCGCGGACACGATTACTTTGCATATCACCGAGATAAAAAAAAAGAGTAGTAAACCGTGCAGAAGATTGTAAAACACAGCATTACTTGTGCAGGGAGATTAGTTTGTGTATCCTCGAGAATTAAAAGTAGTAAACCATGTGAGGATTGTATCCTCGAGAATTAAAAGTACTTAACCATGTGAGCATTTCTCGTTAGCAGTCTTAACAACACGGAATCtagaataataataaaaaaaagCTAGGGTTTTTATAGCCGATTCGAGCAGAAAGAAATCAGATTAAATCGACGAGTACTAAATCGAAGAAGGTAAAGAGAGGGAGGCGACGAGATCCTTACATCCTCCTCTCCTCCCTGTCGAAGATGGCGGACTTGAGCCGCCCCAGCGATGCCATCGCGCTCTCTCGCCCGCTCCGCCTCGCCTCGTCTGAGCCCCTCAGCAGCCGTTGCCGGCGCACGAGCACCAGCCTGCCGACAGGATGCCGCGCCGGGGTTTGGGGGAGGATGGTAAGCGAGCGCCTGGtgcgccggcggcggcggcggcgtccgagTAGGGCTGGGCGGCTGGTGGCTGGAGCCTTGAGGTGGCCGAAGGGAACCACGATGTCTGGTAGAGCCCATCTCACGGGCCGGGCTTTTTAGCAGCGGAGCACAAAGGAACCCCTATACAAACTCTCAAAAAAAAATACAAAGGGCCAGCCCAACTCACGGGGTTGAACCATGATGATGATTCGGAATTTCGGATGATGAGTCAGCGGGAATTTCCTTTTTTTTTCTGAGACAACCTTGAGTTAAAGCATGTTTCGTTAAGTTGTGAGTTTCGACATTTGAGCTCCTAAATTCATGATTAAAAAACACAAAGTAAAAGAAGAAATTTGTTGATTGATCTCCCGAATAATTGCTCCATACATGGCTGCACTTCCCTTCTTGATCTCCTGGACCACCCCCTTGTAGTCGGACGCCATACATATCATGTCTAGGTTTAAATCCATTGCGAAGGAGAAACCCTCTCGAATTGCACATGCCTCCAACGTGGTTGGGTCGCCCAAGTTGAACACCATAGCAGATGCTTCCAGGAATCCTCCTCCCAATAAATTGTAGCAATTGAACCATAGCGACCTTCCCGGCCTACAGTTGCATCTACATTAATCGTGGAGTGGTATTCTTGGGGTGCTAACCAACCAGTGGGGCGTATAGTGAAAGTCACCCTCGTCACTTTCTCCGGAGATGTACTAGAGTCGACAGTTGACATAGGAGTACGTGCAGTGCAGTACATGCTTAATTAATCAAGTGTTGTTGAGGCGTGACAAGGTTTATGTGTCGACGATCGAGATTAATGGTTGATGATTAATCGGGGATCGATGATCGTGCATGTGTTTGCGCTGTGTCGGGCGGGTGAGGAACGCGTGTCGACCGGCCGGCCGGCTCTGCTCTCAGCTGCACCTGCATGAGTGCATACATTACGAGAAAGCTAGACATCCTTTTGTTTTGAAGCTGAAAGCTCAATTGGCGCCGCTAGCTAAACACAGTGCACACCATGGTCTCCGGTCACCCGGATAAGTCCAATTACAGTGAGGCCATTCATCCGTCTATATTACCGGGCGAACAGGCGGCGGAGTTTGGAATAAATAGTTAGGCGGGTCAATTAGGCTTTTTTTCCTGGGAGATGGGCCAGGTGGTCTAAGTTGAAGGAAACTGTTGTTGGGCTGGCCTACCACTGTGGTGGAGGATTGCTCTTGGGCTGGGCGGCTTATTGCGTGCTTTTGACCTGCAAACAGGCACGACGACATATGCGAGAGTTATATCTCGCTTATAGCGAGACAGAAGAAGTACTCGCCTGAAGTATTTGTAGTTATGAGCCAGCCCATTCTCGTGTTTTAGCTTGCTCGCTTGCTGTGTTCGTTCGTTCGTGGTTGTCGCACTGTtgttacccccccccccccccctgaaaTTTACACCTGTAGGCATTGATTGCTTTCAATTATAATAGTAATGATACAGAGATGAAAGGCATACAAGCAATAGAAAATAAGGAAGGTAAAAGCGGTTGTATTGTTGCATACCATCCTCGCCGAAACTATCAAGCACCCACGACCTTCACCGTCGCCGGAGAAGGCGAGCACCGGAAATTGTTACATATGGTGACGCTTGAAGAAATCCCTAGTTAGGAGGCCTTAATGAACTGCGATAGCCACCAAGCCCAAAAGGCTGGATCTCGCCCGATAAGGAACATCGGCCGGAGGTGCCCTCCGAGCCTCTTCAACGCTGGATTCGGGGCCAACGCCAACCCGCCCATCAACAAGTAGCCGGATCCTCCACCCTCTCTTTCGCATATCTGCAACAGTCCTCACCGCCCCACTCGAAGAGCAGCCAATCAACGCCCATCACACCAAGACGCAACGCTTGATCGAAGCCGCTCGAACAACTTGTACTTCACAAGCATCTCAGCGATGCCAGCAACATCACCAAAGAGCAGGAGCTCGGGCTAAAAGACCATTATTCCTATGAGCACCATCAGCGTCAGCATCAGCCCCGCCATGACACCGACAGAGAAAACTCGTAAAGCCTAGAAGCTCTTGGACTACTGCATACGCCTGAATAAGAAACTGAGCCTCCCCTCGCCCTCACGTTGCCAAGATAGCGATCAGGGAGGAAGGGGGCGCGTGGAATCaccggcggggggggggggggggggggggggctagatcTGGAACTGTCGCTGCCTCCTATTGGCTTGC belongs to Triticum urartu cultivar G1812 chromosome 7, Tu2.1, whole genome shotgun sequence and includes:
- the LOC125520917 gene encoding protein FRA10AC1 isoform X2, whose protein sequence is MASLGRLKSAIFDREERRMQYQSHIRGLNAYDRHKKFMKDYVQFYGHGKNVDDSLPIKTDKDTLREGYRFILTEEDDMDSTWEKRLVKRYYDKLFKEYCIADMTQYKKGKIGLRWRTEKEVISGKGQFICGNRHCDEKHGLGSYEVNFSYVEAGEQKQALVKLVACKGCAEKLAYKRLKEKEKEKEADPYGEKEIELKDRDKRKREHEESDDTSEDEAKKDRRKKKDRKGASSRSSGNNDEGFEEFLEGMFP
- the LOC125520917 gene encoding protein FRA10AC1 isoform X1, whose product is MGSTRHRGSLRPPQGSSHQPPSPTRTPPPPPAHQALAYHPPPNPGAASCRQAGARAPATAAEGLRRGEAERARERDGIAGAAQVRHLRQGGEEDAELLLHDSGCGIHGCRQYQSHIRGLNAYDRHKKFMKDYVQFYGHGKNVDDSLPIKTDKDTLREGYRFILTEEDDMDSTWEKRLVKRYYDKLFKEYCIADMTQYKKGKIGLRWRTEKEVISGKGQFICGNRHCDEKHGLGSYEVNFSYVEAGEQKQALVKLVACKGCAEKLAYKRLKEKEKEKEADPYGEKEIELKDRDKRKREHEESDDTSEDEAKKDRRKKKDRKGASSRSSGNNDEGFEEFLEGMFP